The following are encoded in a window of Candida dubliniensis CD36 chromosome 4, complete sequence genomic DNA:
- a CDS encoding conserved hypothetical protein (possibly Candida-specific), which yields MVALNRLIMTSDNTSKISNQSISRSPSPVASSINRSNNSTPMSSCEKPISLEVYRRVPTPPSPQLSLMSSFNVDFDSVNLENDFQLHLNPPSIPNDIIRESNVVERFMGFFKKKEDDDPKLSNLKSVKKKRSLGCLSFFRRDDTDETVQQPTKSILKSKVNKNYEAEQSKCKCEESLDFEEFMGRFEYTEQQKNSNDEALSMLRMEQVRNYFYHVQ from the coding sequence ATGGTTGCATTAAATCGACTAATAATGACATCAGACAATACATCGAAgatatcaaatcaatcGATTTCTCGAAGCCCGTCACCGGTGGCCAGTAGTATTAATAGAAGCAACAACAGTACACCTATGTCCAGTTGTGAAAAACCGATTAGCTTAGAGGTGTACCGAAGAGTACCAACGCCTCCGTCTCCacaattatcattaatgaGTTCATTTAACGTTGATTTCGATTCAGTTAACCTAGAAAATGATTTTCAGCTACACCTCAATCCTCCTAGTATACCGAATGATATAATCCGGGAATCAAATGTGGTAGAAAGGTTCATGGGgttctttaaaaaaaaggaagacGACGACCCAAAGCTATCCAACTTGAAATCAGTTAAGAAGAAACGTTCCCTAGGGTGTCTCAGTTTTTTTAGAAGGGATGATACCGATGAAACAGTTCAGCAGccaacaaaatcaattctaAAATCTAAAGTCAATAAAAACTATGAAGCTGAACAATCAAAATGCAAATGTGAAGAGTCGCTAGATTTTGAAGAGTTTATGGGTCGTTTTGAGTACACAGAGCAACAAAAGAATAGCAATGATGAAGCATTGTCGATGTTACGAATGGAACAAGTAAGGAACTATTTTTATCACGTACAATAA
- a CDS encoding 6-O-methylguanine-DNA methyltransferase, putative (Similar to S. cerevisiae MGT1;~Repairs alkylated guanine (O6-methylguanine) in DNA by stoichiometrically transferring the alkyl group at the O-6 position to a cysteine residue in the enzyme), producing the protein MQSLYYSVFDTDVCTVLVVLNQDGCICYASLGKPAVELKRIMVKDFQSLSYQLKPLSTMKGDKAQIDKSVEKFKLLVEKPSVSQDIKIQIVFGTPFQRKVWKELIKIPAGEIRTYKELADSLGTHSRVVGNCCGANRVAVLIPCHRVVGANHKLTGYRWGKSYKEYLLKQEGIDI; encoded by the coding sequence ATGCAAAGCTTATATTATTCTGTGTTTGATACTGATGTATGTACGGTGCTAGTCGTATTAAATCAGGATGGTTGTATATGTTATGCTTCATTGGGAAAACCTGCAGTTGAGCTAAAACGAATAATGGTTAAGGATTTCCAGTCATTGTCATATCAGCTCAAACCACTATCCACAATGAAAGGCGATAAAGCTCAAATAGATAAATCGGTGGAGAAATTTAAACTATTGGTAGAAAAGCCTTCAGTATCCCAGGATATCAAAATCCAAATAGTATTTGGTACGCCGTTTCAGAGAAAAGTATGGAAGGAATTAATCAAGATACCAGCAGGAGAAATTCGAACATATAAAGAATTGGCGGATTCACTAGGTACGCATAGCCGTGTAGTTGGGAATTGCTGTGGTGCAAATAGAGTCGCTGTCTTGATTCCGTGCCACAGAGTTGTGGGTGCAAATCATAAGCTCACTGGTTACAGATGGGGGAAATCCTATAAGgaatatttattgaagCAGGAAGGTATAGATATTTAA
- a CDS encoding conserved hypothetical protein (possibly Candida-specific) → MSFPQSIDDFIPEQFKLLDTISSYSKNFVYFCNHCHSKLFDNTSSAGVQEDQIQKLLSNHLLIKEVHCIACSGLIGFRIKNFIPDQYGYIYETQKVSGLKDFKNFLLCLENGILEKQRYSKFVKINKRYIDKYFICVTNITTNSKSLS, encoded by the coding sequence ATGTCGTTTCCACAGTCTATTGACGATTTCATTCCAGaacaattcaaattacTAGATACTATATCTTCCTACTCGAAAAACTTTGTTTACTTCTGCAACCATTGTCATTccaaattatttgataatacaTCCTCTGCTGGAGTCCAAGAAGaccaaattcaaaaactaTTGAGTAATCATCTTCTCATCAAAGAAGTACACTGCATTGCCTGTAGTGGATTAATTGGGTTTcgaattaaaaattttatccCCGACCAATATGGTTATATTTATGAAACACAGAAAGTGAGTGGGTTGAAAGATTTTAAGAACTTTCTACTATGCTTGGAAAATGGAATATTGGAAAAACAAAGGTATTCCAAGTTTGTCAAGATTAACAAAAGgtatattgataaatattttatctGCGTGACAAATATAACCACAAATTCAAAGAGTCTAAGTTAA
- a CDS encoding 3'-phosphoadenylylsulfate reductase, putative (Similar to S. cerevisiae MET16;~possibly fungus-specific;~In S. cerevisiae: reduces 3'-phosphoadenylyl sulfate to adenosine-3',5'-bisphosphate and free sulfite using reduced thioredoxin as cosubstrate, involved in sulfate assimilation and methionine metabolism) → MGNIAQLTPEHISFLNEHLKTLSAYNIIKWAYFTFPYLYQTTAFGLTGLVTVDIISKLSQELEKDHLIDLIFLDTLYHFPQTHELVKKVEQKYHPKLHIYKPKDVNTEQEFVAKYGDQLWESNDAYYDFLVKVEPSQRAYKELSVSAVLTGRRKSQGGARSELTILEYEETSGVIKINPLWNWDFKQVKAYIDENKVPYNELLDLGYKSIGDWHSTVPVADGEDERSGRWKGKPKTECGIHVTKKYTEYMKE, encoded by the coding sequence ATGGGAAACATAGCTCAATTAACTCCAGAgcatatttcttttcttaatGAGCACTTGAAGACTCTTTCGGCGTACAATATCATCAAGTGGGCATACTTTACTTTCCCCTATTTGTATCAGACAACAGCGTTTGGATTAACAGGATTGGTAACCGTTGACATTATATCTAAATTATCCCAGGAATTGGAAAAGGatcatttgattgatttgatctTTCTTGACACATTGTATCATTTCCCACAAACTCATGAGTTGGTAAAAAAGGTTGAGCAAAAATATCACCCAAAATTGCATATCTACAAACCCAAGGATGTGAACACCGAACAAGAATTTGTTGCCAAATATGGTGATCAGTTATGGGAATCGAATGACGCATATTATGATTTTTTGGTCAAGGTGGAACCGAGCCAACGTGCTTACAAAGAGTTAAGTGTTTCGGCTGTGCTAActggaagaagaaagtcTCAAGGTGGAGCCCGTAGCGAGTTGACAATTTTGGAATACGAGGAAACAAGTGGAGTTATCAAGATAAACCCATTATGGAATTGGGATTTTAAACAAGTAAAGGCGTATATTGATGAGAATAAGGTTCCATATAATGAGCTATTAGATTTAGGTTATAAGTCTATTGGCGACTGGCATTCTACAGTACCAGTTGCGGATGGTGAAGATGAAAGAAGCGGGCGATGGAAGGGTAAACCAAAGACTGAATGTGGAATCCATGTTACCAAAAAGTACACGGAATACATGAAGGAATAA
- a CDS encoding N-formyltyrosine oxidase, putative (Similar to S. cerevisiae DIT2;~In S. cerevisiae: N-formyltyrosine oxidase, sporulation-specific microsomal enzyme involved in the production of N,N-bisformyl dityrosine required for spore wall maturation, homologous to cytochrome P-450s): MLKEIAYTLYSYMVAHPVQTQVIVLIAVLVYYLVVFPVTSPLWKIPGPYIHRISYIPCYNAQRNGTWIARVHELHKKYGNVIILSPNEVSVNGDPKFINDIYVKNFPKSKFYENFRNHGFKDNIFASLENDRHRKYKKLINNLYNKTAIFSKENHTRSVLLETADKLVETVGKESPSIEVFTLFGALAMDVVSRFELGRSNGTNLLDSSSDRRIIVSHREVSSMGFWTTLMPTFLWDYAATKSILQAADDICNFQLNLYKFAEKNLTSNGKNLTTFETLKKNGFEGEYAYSFLTDNLFAGHETTAVQLTYLCYELSRPANYKMQQKLREELHEAFPDGKIDLETVDSLPYLNALFAENGRVHTSIPGAEPRVVDKPYLVDNMVIPQGTIISCLPYSFHRTESVFPEPDKFIPERWIINNEEDKWRVKRQEKYMMPFGKGVRMCLGMNLAMIEMKLAIAKLYWHYGSAIDETWCKVLNDAKPIEMGGGGDGSTDQDKMRMYDWYTTRPLYDECWLKWEKL, translated from the coding sequence ATGTTGAAAGAGATTGCATATACGTTATACTCATATATGGTTGCGCACCCAGTGCAAACTCAAGTTATTGTCTTGATTGCTGTACTCgtttattatttggttGTATTCCCAGTAACCTCTCCGTTATGGAAAATTCCTGGTCCATATATTCATCGAATCAGTTATATTCCTTGTTACAATGCCCAGAGAAATGGGACTTGGATAGCTCGTGTTCATGAGTTGCACAAAAAATATGGTAATGTGATTATTTTATCTCCAAACGAGGTTAGTGTTAATGGCGATCccaaattcatcaatgaTATTTATGTGAAGAACTTCCCCAAGTCAAAGTTCTATGAGAATTTCAGAAACCATGGGTTTAAGGACAATATTTTTGCCAGCTTAGAGAATGATCGTCATCGCAAGTATAAGAAGTTGATTAACAATTTGTACAACAAAACTGCCATTTTCTCGAAAGAGAATCATACTAGGTCAGTATTGTTAGAGACTGCAGATAAATTGGTTGAAACTGTTGGTAAGGAGTCTCCTTCTATTGAAGTATTTACATTGTTTGGCGCATTAGCGATGGACGTGGTTTCAAGATTTGAACTTGGTAGGAGTAATGGTACAAACTTATTAGACAGCTCATCCGATAGAAGAATAATTGTGTCTCACAGAGAAGTGTCGAGCATGGGGTTTTGGACAACCTTGATGCCTACTTTTCTTTGGGATTATGCTGCCACTAAATCGATTCTTCAGGCGGCAGATGATATTTGCAATTTCCAATTGAACCTTTATAAATTTgctgaaaaaaatttaaccTCAAATGGGAAAAACTTGACTACATTTGAAAcactaaagaaaaatgggTTTGAAGGTGAGTATGCTTATTCATTTCTTACTGATAACTTATTTGCTGGTCATGAAACAACTGCAGTTCAATTAACTTATTTGTGCTACGAGTTGTCACGTCCGGCAAACTATAAGATGCAGCAAAAATTACGTGAGGAATTACATGAAGCATTCCCCGATGGGAAAATTGACTTGGAAACTGTTGACAGTCTTCCATATCTTAATGCTTTGTTTGCAGAAAACGGACGTGTTCATACTTCCATCCCCGGTGCTGAACCAAGAGTTGTTGATAAGCCATACTTGGTAGATAACATGGTTATTCCACAAGGTACAATTATTTCGTGTCTCCCATACTCCTTCCATCGTACAGAAAGTGTGTTCCCTGAACCCGACAAGTTTATCCCTGAAAGGTGgattatcaacaatgaaGAAGACAAATGGAGAGTCAAAcgacaagaaaaatatatGATGCCCTTTGGTAAGGGAGTCAGAATGTGTCTTGGCATGAACTTGGCCATGATTGAGATGAAGTTAGCTATCGCAAAGTTGTACTGGCACTATGGTTCCGCGATCGATGAAACGTGGTGCAAAGTCCTAAACGATGCAAAGCCTATTGAAATGGGTGGAGGTGGCGATGGTAGTACTGACCAAGACAAAATGAGAATGTACGACTGGTACACTACTAGACCATTGTACGACGAATGTTGGTTGAAATGGGAGAAACTCTAG
- a CDS encoding alkaline ceramidase, putative (Similar to S. cerevisiae YDC1;~In S. cerevisiae: alkaline dihydroceramidase, involved in sphingolipid metabolism; preferentially hydrolyzes dihydroceramide to a free fatty acid and dihydrosphingosine) — translation MLPFAWPYPPEQKDGYWGIPTSTIDWCEENYVISTYIAEALNTTTNSVFIALATFAIYHAFHNKLEPRFIFTAFGFLLVGVGSWLFHMTLRYHFQLLDELPMIYATCIPFWSVFSEFKTPRQSILVAVGIFTAANLLTVIYLHFRNPTIHQAAYGILNGFIILRSIQLNIKYVHDKTARTQLHKTSIFGIGIFLLGYFLWNLDIHFCDFARATRREWGIPYGFVLEGHGWWHIFTGIGVYYSLVYEEYLRCFLTGTEKYFEFTWIWGLPVVYCIDKQGLERHRSVQKLAEEDKKNI, via the coding sequence ATGTTACCCTTTGCCTGGCCATATCCTCCTGAACAAAAGGATGGATACTGGGGTATCCCTACTTCTACTATAGATTGGTGTGAAGAGAACTACGTCATATCTACATATATTGCAGAGGCATTGAACACCACCACTAACTCGGTATTTATTGCATTGGCAACATTTGCAATTTACCATGCGTTCCATAATAAATTAGAGCCACGTTTTATATTTACTGCGTTTGGGTTTCTTTTGGTTGGTGTTGGCTCGTGGTTGTTCCATATGACTTTGAGGTATCATTTCCAATTATTGGACGAATTGCCAATGATTTACGCAACGTGTATCCCCTTTTGGTCTGTGTTTAGTGAATTCAAGACACCGAGACAGTCAATTCTTGTAGCCGTGGGCATTTTCACTGCAGCAAACTTGCTTACTGTGATATATTTGCACTTTAGAAACCCAACAATTCATCAAGCGGCATACGGCATATTGAACGGCTTTATTATTCTCAGGTCAATTCAGTTAAATATAAAGTATGTCCACGATAAAACCGCAAGAACTCAATTGCACAAGACTAGTATTTTTGGGATTGGGATATTTTTGTTAGGATACTTTTTATGGAACCTTGACATTCATTTTTGTGATTTTGCTCGTGCTACCAGACGAGAGTGGGGTATTCCATACGGGTTCGTTTTGGAAGGGCACGGATGGTGGCATATATTCACTGGGATTGGTGTCTACTATTCCTTGGTGTATGAAGAGTATTTACGTTGTTTTTTGACTGGGACTGAGAAGTATTTCGAGTTTACTTGGATATGGGGGTTGCCCGTCGTTTACTGTATAGACAAACAGGGCTTGGAAAGACACAGGTCGGTTCAAAAATTAGCAGAAGAAGATAAGAAAAACATTTAA
- a CDS encoding DNA-directed RNA polymerase III subunit, putative (Similar to S. cerevisiae RPO31) — protein MKEVVVDIAPKCIKGLEFGALSAKDIVAQSEVEIQTRDLYDLEKGRVPKEHGALDTKMGISSNAQECSTCHGNLASCHGHFGHIRLALPVFHVGYFKSIISVLQCICKNCAAVLLDEQSKRQYLNDLRKPHIDNLRRMKIIKKIIEQCKKQRRCLKCNHINGVVKKAASGAGPAALKIVHDTFRWIGKKETLEKTIWDEELDQVFIRNPELEKFAKRIHDDLNPLKTLNLFKQITPQDCELFGLDPAKGGRPEMYIWRYLPAPPVCIRPSVMMDAQSNEDDLTVKLTEIVWTSSMIRAGIVKGISINNLMEQWDYLQLSVAMYINSDSANPALSTGGGGAKSSKPIRAFCQRLKGKQGRFRGNLSGKRVDFSGRTVISPDPNLKIDEVAVPDRVAKVLTYPEKCTRYNKKKLQKLIVNGPDIHPGANYVMKQNEPGKRNLRFGDRVKLAKTLQIGDIVERHIEDGDVVLFNRQPSLHRLSILSHYAKIRPWRTFRLNECVCTPYNADFDGDEMNLHVPQTEEARAEAINLMGVKNNLLTPKSGEPIIAATQDFITGSYLISHKDSFFDRATLVQLLSMMSDADIQFDIPPPTIFKPVMLWTGKQVFSLLIKPNKKSNVVINLDAKNKTFHPPKKGLPNEMSPNDGFVVIRGSKILSGLMDKSTLGDGKKHSVFYTILRDYGPEEAAAAMNRMAKLCARFLGNRGFSIGINDVTPADELKQKKELMVEQAYLKCDQLIDLYNRGKLETQPGCNEEQTLEAKIGGLLSKVREEVGDVCIRELDSLNAPLIMATCGSKGSTLNVSQMVAVVGQQIISGHRVPDGFQDRSLPHFTKNSKTPQSKGFVRNSFFSGLTPPEFLFHAISGREGLVDTAVKTAETGYMSRRLMKSLEDLSSQYDNTVRNSSNGIVQFTYGGDGLDPYDMEGDAKPVNFNRQWDHAYNLTYNVDDVSLLPYQIEELVDSILAPLENKLIRYDNLGNALNDKEKEEKIEYIDQNDGERDFYKSIRDFITKKSTRLARLREERGLKAYFTAPNEDEIVMDEDRVTSNAIDQLSKISSNAVKTFLEQCLYKYSRARVEPGTAVGAIGAQSIGEPGTQMTLKTFHFAGVASMNVTLGVPRIKEIINASKVISTPIINAVLVNDDDEIAARVAKGRIEKTLLEDVAFYIEDVYKDNLAYLSIKVDLETIDKLQLELNLENIAVAIANAPKLKISQSDVSVTGKDRINVLVSIKETKTESLRNTVDPKNALFFRMQHLKRALPGVCIKGLPNIFRAVINIKDDGKKELLVEGYGLKDVMNTEGIVGTKTTTNHVLEVNQILGIEAARGSIIKEIDYTMSNHGMSVDPRHIQLLGDVMTYKGEVLGITRFGLSKMRDSVLQLASFEKTTDHLFDAAFFMKNDKIEGVSECIILGQTMSIGTGSFKLVKSSNYEKKVLKKKPTLFESCCEVAASA, from the coding sequence ATGAAAGAAGTAGTTGTTGATATAGCTCCTAAATGCATTAAAGGTTTGGAGTTTGGAGCTTTATCTGCAAAGGATATAGTAGCTCAGTCCGAAGTTGAGATTCAAACCAGAGACTTGTatgatttggaaaaagGCAGAGTGCCCAAAGAACACGGGGCTCTAGATACTAAAATGGGAATATCATCGAATGCCCAAGAATGTTCTACCTGTCATGGTAACTTGGCGTCTTGTCATGGGCATTTTGGTCACATTAGACTAGCATTGCCGGTGTTTCATGTGGGTTATTTTAAGAGTATCATTTCTGTTTTGCAGTGCATTTGTAAAAACTGTGCTGCTGTTTTATTGGATGAACAAAGCAAGCGACAATACTTGAATGATTTGCGGAAACCACATATTGACAATTTGAGAAGaatgaaaattataaagaaaattattgaacAGTGTAAAAAGCAAAGAAGATGTCTCAAATGTAATCATATCAATGGTGTTGTCAAGAAGGCAGCTAGTGGTGCAGGGCCTGCTGCATTGAAGATTGTCCACGACACATTTAGATGGATTGGTAAAAAGGAAACCCTTGAAAAGACTATTTGGGATGAGGAGTTGGATCAAGTTTTCATTAGAAACCCTGAGTTGGAAAAATTTGCCAAAAGAATCCACGATGATTTGAATCCATTGAAAACGTTGAACTTATTTAAACAGATCACCCCTCAAGACTGCGAATTATTTGGATTAGATCCTGCCAAGGGTGGTAGGCCAGAAATGTATATATGGAGATATTTGCCTGCCCCACCAGTTTGTATCAGACCCTCGGTGATGATGGATGCGCAATCcaatgaagatgatttaACTGTCAAGTTGACAGAAATAGTGTGGACTTCATCTATGATCAGAGCAGGTATTGTTAAGGGGATTtccattaataatttgatgGAACAATGGGATTATTTGCAGTTATCGGTTGCCATGTATATTAACTCGGACTCTGCCAATCCTGCATTGCTGAcgggtggtggtggtgcaaaatcatcaaaacCAATTCGTGCCTTTTGTCAAAGATTGAAAGGTAAGCAGGGTCGTTTTAGAGGTAATTTGTCAGGTAAGAGAGTGGATTTTTCAGGAAGAACCGTCATTTCTCCAGATcccaatttgaaaattgatgagGTCGCTGTTCCTGATAGAGTGGCCAAGGTATTAACATATCCTGAAAAATGTACTAGATAtaacaagaaaaagttgCAGAAGTTAATTGTCAATGGGCCAGATATTCATCCGGGGGCAAACTATGTTATGAAACAGAACGAACCAGGTAAAAGAAACTTGAGATTTGGTGATAGAGTAAAGTTAGCAAAAACATTACAGATTGGAGACATTGTTGAGCGTCATATAGAAGATGGGGACGTTGTTTTGTTCAACAGACAGCCTTCGTTGCATAGATTGTCAATTTTATCACATTATGCCAAGATCAGGCCATGGCGAACTTTCCGTTTGAACGAATGTGTTTGTACACCGTATAATGCTGATtttgatggtgatgaaatGAATTTGCATGTTCCTCAAACGGAGGAGGCAAGGGCGGAGGCTATTAATTTGATGGGTGTGAAGAACAACTTATTGACTCCAAAATCCGGAGAACCAATTATTGCTGCTACCCAAGATTTCATCACTGGGTCTTACTTGATTTCCCACAAGGACTCATTTTTTGATCGTGCTACATTGGTGCAGCTATTGAGTATGATGTCTGATGCAgatattcaatttgatattcCGCCACCAACAATTTTCAAACCGGTCATGTTGTGGACTGGTAAGCAagtattttctttgttgataaaaCCAAACAAGAAATCTAATGTTGTTATTAATTTGGATgccaaaaataaaacattCCATCCTCCAAAGAAGGGTTTACCTAATGAAATGTCGCCAAATGATggatttgttgttattagaGGATCTAAAATATTGAGTGGTTTGATGGACAAGTCCACTTTAGGTGATGGTAAGAAACATTCAGTGTTTTACACAATTCTTCGAGATTATGGTCCAGAGGaagctgctgctgctaTGAACAGAATGGCCAAGTTGTGTGCAAGGTTTTTGGGGAATAGGGGGTTTTCTATTGGTATCAATGATGTCACCCCTGCCGATGAATTAAAGCAAAAGAAAGAGTTGATGGTGGAACAAGCCTATTTGAAGTGtgatcaattgattgatttgtaTAATCGCGGGAAATTAGAAACTCAACCCGGTTGTAATGAAGAACAAACATTGGAAGCAAAGATTGGGGGGTTATTGTCGAAGGTCAGAGAAGAGGTGGGGGATGTTTGTATCAGAGAGTTGGACTCTTTAAATGCTCCATTGATTATGGCAACCTGTGGTTCCAAAGGTTCTACATTAAATGTGTCGCAAATGGTGGCTGTTGTTGGTCAACAAATCATTTCAGGACACCGTGTTCCCGATGGGTTCCAAGATAGATCATTACCTCATTTCACAAAGAATTCCAAGACTCCACAATCAAAGGGTTTTGTGCGAAACTCTTTCTTCAGTGGGTTGACTCCGCCGGAATTTTTGTTCCATGCTATTTCTGGTAGAGAAGGTTTAGTTGATACTGCTGTCAAGACTGCTGAGACTGGTTACATGTCAAGAAGATTAATGAAGTCATTAGAAGATTTATCATCGCAGTATGACAACACAGTACGAAACTCGTCTAATGGTATTGTTCAATTCACTTATGGTGGAGATGGCTTAGACCCATATGATATGGAAGGTGACGCCAAACCAGTCAACTTCAATAGACAATGGGATCATGCTTATAACTTGACATACAATGTCGACGATGTCAGCTTGTTGCCTTATCAAATAGAAGAGTTGGTGGATTCCATTTTGGCACCATTGGagaataaattgataagATATGATAATTTAGGTAATGCTTTGAATGATAAAGAGAAGGAggaaaaaatagaatatatTGATCAAAACGATGGTGAAAGAGACTTTTACAAATCAATACGTGACTTTATCACTAAAAAATCGACCAGATTGGCTCGACTTAGGGAAGAGAGAGGTTTGAAGGCATATTTTACAGCCCCCAACGAGGATGAAATTGTTATGGATGAGGATCGTGTAACCTCCAACgcaattgatcaattgcTGAAGATTTCTCTGAATGCAGTGAAAACATTTTTGGAACAATGTCTTTACAAATACTCTCGTGCCCGAGTTGAACCTGGAACTGCTGTTGGAGCTATTGGTGCACAATCTATTGGTGAGCCAGGTACGCAAATGACCTTGAAAACTTTCCATTTTGCTGGTGTGGCATCTATGAATGTTACGTTGGGTGTTCCTCGTATCaaagaaattatcaatGCATCAAAAGTCATATCAACGCCAATTATCAATGCAGTATTGGTTAACGATGACGACGAAATTGCGGCACGTGTTGCCAAAGGGAGAATTGAAAAGACACTTTTGGAAGATGTCGCATTTTATATTGAAGATGTTTACAAGGACAATCTTGCCTACTTGTCGATCAAGGTCGATTTGGAAACAATCGATAAGCTTCAATTAGAGCTTAATTTAGAAAACATTGCTGTTGCCATTGCTAATGCTCCTAAATTAAAGATTTCGCAGAGTGACGTTTCGGTGACTGGTAAGGACAGAATTAATGTTTTAGTTAGTATCAAAGAGACCAAAACAGAGAGTTTGAGAAATACTGTCGACCCCAAGAATGCTTTGTTCTTCAGAATGCAGCACTTGAAGAGAGCTTTGCCTGGTGTTTGTATTAAAGGGTTGCCCAATATTTTCCGTGCTGTTATCAATATAAAAGACGATGGTAAAAAGGAGTTGTTAGTAGAAGGATATGGATTGAAGGATGTTATGAACACCGAAGGTATAGTAGGAACCAAAACTACCACAAATCATGTTTTGGAAGTGAATCAGATACTAGGAATCGAGGCTGCCAGAGGATCTATTATTAAGGAAATTGATTATACAATGAGTAACCACGGTATGAGTGTTGATCCTCGtcatattcaattattggGTGATGTTATGACTTATAAAGGTGAAGTGTTGGGTATTACTAGATTTGGTTTGAGTAAAATGAGAGATTCGGTTTTACAATTGGCTTCGTTTGAGAAAACAACGGATCATTTGTTTGATGCTGCATTTTTTATGAAGAACGATAAAATTGAAGGTGTTTCTGAATGTATTATTTTGGGACAAACAATGCTGATTGGAACTGGTTCATTTAAATTGGTTAAATCTAGTAATTACGAAAAGAAagtattaaagaaaaaaccaaCATTATTCGAATCATGTTGTGAAGTAGCAGCTAGTGCTTAA
- the CTA6 gene encoding transcriptional activator, putative (possibly Candida-specific), translating into MYANKKKKKSKTTDKHIFVSLTMSRDGTFSYIHLDDPNKVLYIERWKDDPITYDDIETNNLVEAAVNVYPQLFAEEEEDDGILNFPSQQFGSKLYKNRRSIKQKRWMDLNIESFKSDNKNVVDKTLVPPVAGDPDLAEFLSNGYNKEEFSILQLSPGNNTVYHNSDMSLNSTSDYVGNSNNTFINMRSNSTSQQQQQQQQQSSSSQFQTPRPGRVRQVSTDKFQTPVSRIMR; encoded by the coding sequence ATGTACgcgaacaaaaaaaagaaaaagagtaAAACAACTGATAAACACATCTTTGTGCTGTTAACCATGTCTAGAGACGGAACGTTTTCATATATCCATTTGGATGATCCCAATAAAGTGCTTTATATTGAGAGATGGAAGGATGATCCCATAACCTACGATGATATAGAAACCAACAACTTGGTAGAAGCTGCAGTAAACGTATATCCCCAATTGTTTGCcgaggaagaagaagacgacGGCATCCTAAACTTCCCATCTCAACAATTTGGATCGAAACTATATAAGAATAGACGatcaataaaacaaaagcGGTGGATGGACTTGAATATTGAAAGTTTCAAACTGGATAACAAGAATGTGGTGGATAAAACTTTAGTTCCGCCGGTTGCTGGGGATCCTGATTTGGCAGAATTTCTAAGTAATGGATACAACAAGGAAGAGTTTCTGATACTACAATTATCACCAGGAAATAATACAGTCTATCACAACAGTGATATGTCTTTGAATTCTACGTCTGATTATGTTGGAAACTCAAACAACACTTTTATTAATATGAGATCAAATTCTACAagtcaacaacaacaacaacaacaacaacagctgctgctgctgcagTTTCAAACCCCTAGACCCGGAAGAGTAAGACAAGTATCTACAGATAAGTTCCAAACTCCTGTGAGCAGAATAATGAGGTGA